One Ciconia boyciana chromosome 9, ASM3463844v1, whole genome shotgun sequence genomic window carries:
- the RIPOR1 gene encoding rho family-interacting cell polarization regulator 1 isoform X4, translated as MSLSVRPQRRVLVTKINRSQSFAGVNSTADRPFRNLSPFTPTVSRKTGSRVSRMFSMSHKSPPPKVPQPNRLDEVYEALKKGLTAYLEVHQLELEKLSTQIRESKRNSRLGFLYDLDKQVKSIERFLRRLEFHASKIDELYEAYCIQRRLRDGAHNMVKAYSTGSPGSREARESLAEASKGYKEYTENMCLLENELESQLGEFHVRMKGLAGFARLCAGDQYEIFMKYGRQRWKLRGRIEVNSKQVWDSEEMVFLPLVTEFLSIKVTELKSLANHVVVGNVSCETKDLFAALPQVVAVDINDLGTLKLSLEVTWNPFDKDDQPSAASTVNKTSTVNKRFSTYNQSPPDTPSLREQAFYNMLRRQEELENGTAWSISSESSDDSSSPQLSGSARHAAHKPIVQPEVQASAPAIEISFSQQPEEAEAGAGASGVGIPPAVSQPEEPGSCKKEAVANGHVPYSRTLSHISEASVDATMEAKAAESPWEPTPSPEDTGTGEWDVDPLPGASVAAAMAGQDRGAEAKPRAAVAWAITCEVEADRAELVQSQALARGGCGTGVPVVLAQASAEERPDPSLLLPASVPEVPRGKVVDSGLEEAIGLLGSALDDYRGQFPELQPLERELKRLEEMLLQKQGVFLSRASSISLTVEHALESFSFLNTSDMEDSEGSEEEPLQDERRAVRPRRGSRAPSASETGADDTGMCSGSEASTDPMSTGNEFLDKALVLHLNNCNRLLLKLGTFGPLRCQEMYALDRLLREAQVLEIVCQLTEERAGAAGSAAEVVQFSTRKEGVLLLWDCCVEVPNVYTCPVERFLQVLSAQYAAPISERHPGLADAVCVKLVEEVLNRRLPRRPGSAQGEQVTIFQYWSHFESLGALVLDTYMMELAEEALLAQNLNSDDQDVVLRALKRMPEGRLKKEGLKALSLLLVEGNSKVVSAVSAQLRSLVENPRFRQRALVCYLEQLEDEEVQTRVAGCAALGCLKAKESIEQLVYLCQTDKEPVREAAKQSLMLCGEDGKSAHRRLEETLDSLPRIFAPASMASTAF; from the exons ATGTCACTGTCTGTGCGCCCGCAGCGCCGAGTCCTCGTCACCAAGATCAATAGGAGCCAGTCCTTCGCTGGAGTGAACTCAACGGCCGACCGGCCCTTCAG GAACCTCTCGCCCTTCACCCCCACCGTCTCCCGCAAGACTGGCTCCAGGGTCAGTAGGATGTTCTCAATGTCCCACAAATCCCCACCACCCAAGGTGCCTCAGCCCAACCGCCTGGACGAGGTGTATGAAGCTCTCAAGAAGGGCCTGAC AGCCTACCTGGAGGTGCACCAGCTGGAACTGGAGAAGCTCAGCACCCAGATCCGTGAGTCCAAGAGGAATTCACGCCTG ggTTTTCTCTACGATCTGGATAAG caaGTGAAGTCAATTGAGCGCTTCCTGCGTCGCCTGGAGTTCCATGCTAGCAAG ATAGATGAGCTCTATGAGGCTTATTGCATCCAGAGGCGGCTCCGTGATGGAGCCCACAACATGGTCAAGGCTTACAGCACGGGCTCACCAGGCAGCCGGGAGGCACGCGAGAGCCTGGCCGAGGCCAGCAAGGGCTACAAGGAGTACACAGAG AACATGTGTCTGTTGGAGAACGAGCTGGAGAGCCAGCTGGGCGAGTTCCACGTCCGGATGAAAG GACTGGCAGGCTTTGCCCGGCTCTGTGCTGGTGACCAGTATGAG ATCTTCATGAAGTACGGACGGCAGCGGTGGAAGCTGCGGGGGCGCATCGAGGTGAACAGCAAGCAGGTGTGGGACAGCGAGGAAATGGTTTTCTTGCCCCTCGTCACTGAGTTCCTCTCCATCAAG gTGACAGAGCTAAAGAGCCTGGCCAACCATGTTGTGGTGGGCAATGTGTCCTGCGAGACCAAGGACCTCTTTGCGGCTCTGCCCCAGGTAGTGGCTGTGGATATCAATGACTTGGGCACCCTCAAGCTCAGCCTGGAGGTGACCTGGAA ccccttcgACAAGGACGACCAGCCCTCGGCAGCCAGCACCGTCAACAAGACCTCCACGGTGAACAAGAGGTTCTCTACTTACAACCAGAGCCCGCCTGACACACCGTCCCTGAGGGAACAGGCTTTCTAT aacATGCTGCGGCgtcaggaggagctggagaacgGCACGGCCTGGTCCATCTCCTCCGAGTCCTCGGACgactcctccagcccccagctgTCCGGCAGTGCCCGCCATGCTGCGCACAAGCCCATCGTGCAGCCCGAGGTGCAGGCCTCTGCCCCTGCCATCGAGATCTCCTTCTCCCAGCAGCCGGAGGAGGCCgaggctggggccggggccagTGGGGTTGGCATCCCCCCTGCTGTCAGCCAACCGGAGGAGCCGGGCAGCTGTAAGAAGGAGGCGGTGGCCAACGGGCATGTGCCCTACTCCCGGACTCTGAGCCACATCAGTGAGGCCAGCGTGGATGCCACGATGGAGGCCAAGGCTGCAGAGAGTCCCTGGGAGCCCACGCCCAGCCCGGAGGACACGGGGACGGGCGAGTGGGATGTGGACCCCCTCCCTGGTGCCTCGGTGGCAGCCGCCatggcagggcaggacaggggcGCTGAGGCCAAGCCCCGTGCCGCCGTGGCATGGGCCATCACCTGTGAGGTGGAGGCTGACAGGGCCGAGCTGGTGCAGAGCCAGGCACTGGCACGGGGCGGCTGTGGCACCGGGGTCCCCGTGGTGCTGGCACAAGCCTCCGCGGAGGAGAGGCCCGACCcgtccctgctgctgcctgccagcgtCCCCGAGGTGCCACGGGGGAAGGTGGTGGATTCAGGTCTGGAGGAGGCCATCGGCCTCCTGGGCTCAGCCCTGGACGACTATCGGGGGCAgttcccagagctgcagcccctcGAACGCGAACTCAAGCGCctggaggagatgctgctg cagaagcagggtgTCTTCCTCAGCCGGGCCTCCAGCATCAGCCTGACAGTGGAGCATGCACTGGAGAGCTTCAGCTTCCTCAACACCTCTGACATGGAGGACTCGGAGGGCTCTGAGGAGGAGCCTCTCCAAGATGAGAG GAGGGCTGTCAGACCTCGGCGTGGCAGCAGGGCCCCCAGTGCAAGTGAGACAGGGGCAGACGACACCGGCATGTGCAGTGGCTCCGAGGCCAGCACTGACCCCATGAGCACTGGCAACGAGTTCCTGGATAAGGCTCTGGTGCTTCACCTCAACAACTGCAACCGCCTGCTGCTG AAGCTGGGCACCTTCGGTCCCCTGCGGTGCCAGGAGATGTATGCCCTGGACAGGCTGCTGCGGGAGGCGCAGGTGCTGGAGATTGTGTGCCAGCTGACAGAGGAGCGAGCAGGAGCAGCTGGCTCAGCTGCTGAAG TGGTGCAGTTCTCGACACGGAAGGAGGGCGTGCTGCTCCTTTGGGACTGCTGTGTGGAGGTGCCCAACGTCTACACCTGCCCCGTGGAGCGGTTCCTGCAGGTGCTCAGTGCCCAGTACGCAGCACCCATCAGCGAGCGGCACCCTGGCCTGGCTGATGCTG TGTGTGTGAAACTGGTGGAGGAAGTGCTGAATCGGCGGCTGCCCCGGCGGCCCGGCAGTGCCCAGGGCGAGCAGGTCACCATCTTCCAGTACTGGAGCCACTTTGAGTCGCTTGGTGCCCTGGTGCTCGACACCTACATgatggagctggcagaggaag cactgctggcacAGAACCTCAACTCAGACGACCAGGACGTGGTGTTGCGTGCCCTGAAGCGCATGCCTGAAGGCCGCTTGAAGAAGGAGGGACTGAAGGCGCTGAGCCTGCTCCTCGTGGAGGGCAACAGCAAGGTGGTGAGCGCTGTGTCGGCCCAGCTCCGCAGCCTGGTGGAAAACCCCCGCTTCCGCCAACGG gCTCTCGTGTGCTacctggagcagctggaggatgAGGAGGTGCAGACTCGTGTGGCAGGGTGTGCGGCACTGGGCTGCCTGAAG GCAAAGGAGAGCATCGAGCAGCTGGTTTATCTGTGCCAAACAGACAAGGAGCCTGTGCGGGAGGCAGCCAAGCAGAGCCTGATGCTGTGTG GGGAAGATGGTAAATCAGCTCACCGGCGGCTGGAGGAGACACTGGACAGCCTCCCGAGGATCTTTGCACCAGCCAGCATGGCCAGTACAGCTTTCTGA